One Qipengyuania aurantiaca genomic region harbors:
- the rplQ gene encoding 50S ribosomal protein L17 encodes MRHKISGRKLQRKTGHRKALFRNMSAALIKHEQILTTQAKAKELRPYIEKLITLAKRGGLSNRRLAMSKLQDETQLKKLFDVLAERYSDRDGGYTRVIKAGYRGSDAAAMAVIEFVDRDVDAKGQDSGPVMTEEEMEDA; translated from the coding sequence ATGCGTCACAAGATTTCGGGCCGTAAGCTCCAGCGCAAGACCGGCCACCGCAAGGCCCTGTTCCGCAACATGAGCGCCGCGCTCATCAAGCACGAGCAGATCCTCACCACGCAGGCGAAGGCCAAGGAACTGCGTCCTTACATCGAGAAGCTGATCACGCTCGCAAAGCGTGGCGGTCTTTCGAACCGCCGCCTTGCCATGAGCAAGCTGCAGGACGAAACGCAGCTGAAGAAGCTGTTTGACGTTCTGGCCGAGCGTTACTCGGACCGTGACGGCGGCTACACCCGCGTCATCAAGGCTGGCTACCGCGGCAGCGACGCCGCCGCCATGGCCGTCATCGAATTCGTCGACCGCGATGTCGACGCCAAGGGCCAGGACAGCGGCCCGGTGATGACCGAGGAAGAGATGGAAGACGCGTAA
- a CDS encoding DNA-directed RNA polymerase subunit alpha — MSVNIKNWQELKKPNTLDIKDGGDKGRKATFVAEPLERGFGLTLGNALRRVLLSSLQGAAITSIKIENVLHEFSSLAGVREDVTDIVLNVKQIALKMEGEGLKRLQLSATGPGEVKAGDIAVTGDIEVMNKDLVICHLDEGATLNMELTADTGKGYRPAVMNRPVDAPIGLIPVDSLYSPVRQVSYKVENARVGQELDYDKLSLTIETDGTVTPEDAVAYAARILQDQLTLFVHFEDGIPQPSSAMIGQAAEPQESDTNQLNRYLLKKVDELELSVRSANCLKNDNIIYIGDLVQKTEAEMLRTPNFGRKSLNEIKEVLSSMGLRLGMDIPGWPPENIEEMAKKLEQELLG; from the coding sequence ATGTCCGTCAACATCAAGAACTGGCAGGAACTCAAGAAACCCAACACCCTCGACATCAAGGACGGTGGCGACAAGGGCCGCAAGGCGACCTTCGTGGCCGAACCGCTCGAGCGCGGCTTCGGCCTTACGCTCGGCAACGCGCTGCGTCGCGTTCTGCTGTCCTCGCTGCAGGGTGCAGCCATTACCTCGATCAAGATCGAGAACGTGCTGCATGAATTCTCCTCGCTCGCCGGCGTGCGCGAGGACGTCACCGATATCGTCCTGAACGTGAAGCAGATCGCGCTCAAGATGGAAGGCGAAGGCCTCAAGCGCCTCCAGCTCTCGGCCACCGGCCCGGGCGAAGTGAAGGCCGGCGACATCGCCGTCACCGGCGACATCGAGGTCATGAACAAGGACCTCGTCATCTGTCACCTCGACGAAGGTGCCACGCTGAACATGGAACTGACCGCGGACACCGGTAAGGGCTACCGCCCCGCCGTGATGAACCGTCCGGTCGACGCTCCGATCGGCCTCATCCCGGTCGACAGCCTGTACTCGCCGGTCCGCCAGGTGAGCTACAAGGTCGAGAACGCCCGTGTCGGCCAGGAACTGGACTACGACAAGCTTTCGCTGACCATCGAAACCGACGGCACCGTCACTCCGGAAGACGCCGTGGCCTATGCCGCGCGCATCCTCCAGGATCAGCTGACCCTGTTCGTCCACTTCGAAGACGGCATCCCGCAGCCCAGCTCGGCCATGATCGGCCAGGCTGCAGAGCCGCAGGAAAGCGACACCAACCAGCTCAACCGTTACCTCCTCAAGAAGGTCGACGAGCTGGAACTGTCGGTCCGTTCGGCAAACTGCCTCAAGAACGACAACATCATCTACATCGGCGACCTGGTCCAAAAGACCGAGGCCGAGATGCTCCGTACGCCGAACTTCGGCCGCAAGTCGCTCAACGAGATCAAGGAAGTCCTGAGCTCGATGGGTCTGCGCCTCGGCATGGACATCCCTGGCTGGCCGCCGGAAAACATCGAGGAAATGGCCAAGAAGCTCGAACAGGAGCTGCTGGGCTAA
- a CDS encoding saccharopine dehydrogenase family protein, translated as MAEPLKVLLVGASGVFGSRLAELAVKEPGIALTLAARNLAKLEALAARLPAKVGLARIDRDHVKSVDLVGYDLVIDAAGPFQHSHTRLIDAAIGARVDYLDLADGREFIARFPRFDAQAREAGVALVTGASSIPALSHAVLDWLTAGWRAIDDLRVGIYPGNRAPRGRSVVEAILSYVGKPVHVFREGAWQEVPGWGGLHREDIPRIGKRWASVCDTPEQDLLVARYKPRRSAEFFAGLELGLLHIGLWLCALPVRWGWLKTLQPFALPMLKLAELVRLVGSDRGAMTVRARGEGPAGESVENTWILRADANRGPYVPVLAALAMIRHRREGTGPGKGAHVCSGFLALEDFLPDMEALGMEHWFESAPQGFDLAQEARQSSAA; from the coding sequence ATGGCTGAGCCTTTGAAAGTCCTGCTGGTGGGCGCGAGCGGTGTCTTCGGGTCGCGCCTTGCCGAACTGGCGGTAAAGGAGCCGGGCATCGCGCTGACGCTGGCGGCGCGCAACCTTGCCAAGCTGGAGGCGCTCGCCGCCCGGCTTCCCGCGAAGGTCGGGCTGGCCCGCATCGATCGCGACCACGTGAAATCGGTCGATCTTGTGGGCTACGATCTCGTGATCGACGCCGCCGGCCCTTTTCAGCATTCGCACACGCGGCTGATCGACGCGGCGATTGGGGCGCGAGTCGACTATTTGGACCTTGCCGACGGGCGCGAGTTCATCGCCCGCTTCCCGCGCTTCGACGCGCAGGCGAGGGAGGCCGGTGTCGCGCTGGTGACGGGCGCAAGCTCGATCCCTGCACTCAGCCACGCGGTCCTGGACTGGCTGACGGCAGGCTGGCGTGCAATCGACGACCTGCGCGTCGGCATCTACCCCGGCAACCGCGCCCCGCGCGGCCGCTCGGTAGTGGAAGCGATCCTCTCCTATGTCGGCAAGCCCGTCCACGTCTTTCGCGAAGGCGCGTGGCAGGAGGTGCCGGGCTGGGGCGGCCTCCACCGCGAGGACATCCCGCGCATCGGCAAACGCTGGGCCTCGGTCTGCGACACGCCCGAGCAGGACCTGCTGGTCGCGCGCTACAAGCCGCGCCGGTCGGCGGAGTTCTTTGCCGGGCTGGAGCTTGGCCTTCTGCATATCGGCCTGTGGCTGTGCGCGCTGCCGGTGCGCTGGGGCTGGCTCAAGACCCTGCAGCCATTTGCTCTGCCGATGCTCAAGCTTGCCGAACTGGTGCGGCTCGTCGGCTCCGATCGGGGTGCGATGACGGTGAGGGCGCGGGGCGAGGGGCCTGCTGGGGAATCGGTCGAGAACACATGGATACTGCGCGCCGACGCCAATCGCGGGCCTTATGTCCCGGTGCTCGCCGCGCTGGCGATGATCCGGCACCGTCGGGAGGGCACGGGTCCGGGGAAGGGCGCGCATGTCTGTTCGGGCTTCCTCGCGCTCGAGGATTTCCTGCCCGACATGGAGGCGCTCGGCATGGAGCATTGGTTCGAAAGCGCGCCGCAAGGCTTTGACTTGGCGCAGGAGGCGCGGCAATCCTCTGCCGCATGA
- a CDS encoding serine hydrolase domain-containing protein: MIRTALAAAALLSATPTLAQSTTQDELDARYDRALAAGYKALFLCSAIANAERNGAERSPESVERWELAGIQSPLDGLAPDLPFQIQRGPTGQLVQVSVSWADGVSPRIAIHDSQKGCYQLPVGGAPAPFNSVREPKTLADGEVIAPTASLGDVFGRAFGPAYGQDTRTTAALVMLGGEIVGERYVAEFGPAVPQRTWSVAKSLAATLVGAATYRGEITVNTSAKLGLAFNDRRNAITIDHLLRMASGRYSDTPGNRTDPLYYGGSSVEETAQHWPLIHTPGTVFRYANNDTLAAIKAITPTFASHPPAAFLEAVGMDHTVAETDWRGDFILSSQVWSTARDLAKLGQLYLNDGLLADGTRILPEGWVKYVSAPSSPQPDGPFGYGAGFWLFNKSDGIPPDTFAAMGNRGQFIVIVPSMNTVIVRRGEDPAGSRFDIAGFTRDVLESIAE, encoded by the coding sequence ATGATCCGAACCGCACTCGCCGCCGCTGCCCTCCTCTCCGCCACACCGACGCTCGCCCAATCGACCACACAGGACGAGCTCGACGCGCGTTACGACAGGGCGCTCGCGGCCGGGTACAAGGCGCTGTTCCTGTGCAGTGCCATCGCGAATGCGGAGCGCAATGGCGCTGAGCGTTCGCCTGAAAGCGTGGAGCGATGGGAGCTTGCTGGCATTCAATCCCCGCTCGACGGTTTAGCCCCCGACTTACCCTTCCAGATCCAGCGCGGGCCGACCGGGCAATTGGTTCAGGTCTCCGTCTCCTGGGCCGATGGGGTATCGCCGCGTATTGCGATCCACGATTCCCAGAAGGGTTGTTACCAACTCCCTGTTGGTGGAGCCCCCGCTCCCTTCAACTCAGTGCGAGAGCCGAAGACCCTTGCAGACGGAGAGGTCATCGCTCCAACCGCTTCTCTGGGTGACGTCTTCGGGCGAGCGTTCGGTCCTGCCTACGGCCAGGACACGCGCACGACTGCCGCCTTGGTCATGCTCGGGGGAGAAATTGTCGGGGAACGCTATGTTGCCGAGTTCGGGCCAGCCGTGCCGCAGCGCACGTGGTCCGTCGCGAAGAGCCTTGCCGCGACCCTCGTCGGAGCGGCCACTTATCGCGGCGAGATCACGGTAAACACGTCGGCGAAGCTCGGTCTTGCGTTTAACGACCGGCGCAACGCTATCACCATCGACCACCTTTTGCGCATGGCCTCCGGTCGCTATTCGGACACACCCGGCAACCGGACCGATCCGCTTTACTATGGCGGATCGAGCGTCGAGGAGACCGCGCAGCATTGGCCGCTCATTCACACCCCGGGCACGGTTTTCCGCTATGCGAACAACGATACGCTGGCAGCGATAAAAGCGATAACTCCTACCTTCGCGAGCCACCCTCCAGCGGCCTTCCTGGAAGCGGTCGGTATGGATCACACGGTTGCCGAGACCGATTGGCGGGGAGACTTTATTCTCTCGTCGCAAGTCTGGTCGACCGCGCGCGATCTTGCCAAGCTTGGCCAGCTCTACCTCAACGATGGGCTGCTGGCCGACGGAACCCGCATCCTGCCCGAAGGCTGGGTCAAGTATGTTTCCGCCCCCTCTAGCCCGCAGCCGGATGGTCCCTTTGGCTATGGTGCAGGGTTCTGGCTCTTCAACAAGTCGGACGGCATCCCGCCCGACACCTTCGCCGCGATGGGCAACCGCGGGCAGTTCATAGTAATCGTCCCGAGTATGAACACCGTGATCGTCCGAAGGGGTGAGGATCCGGCCGGTTCGCGCTTCGATATCGCCGGTTTCACGCGCGATGTGCTTGAAAGCATTGCAGAATAA
- the secY gene encoding preprotein translocase subunit SecY, producing the protein MASSADNFASNISLANFSKATELKNRIWFTIGALIVFRFLSFVPLPGINASALAQLADQTRGGVIDMFNMFTGGSLERMSLIALGVMPYITASIVVQMASALHPSLAALKKEGTVGRQKLNQYTRYGTVFLCTIQGWFLAAGLESFSSSSGIPAVVDPGYMFRIGAVISLVGGTMFLLWLGEQITSRGIGNGVSLIIMAGIVAQFPTFVTNMASGYSEGSIATGILLGFIVMVVGLILLISWVERAQRRLLVQYPKRATQRGMMQADRSHLPLKLNTAGVIPPIFASSLLLLPLTITQFAGNSLDPESSVGGTFSTVLQYLQHGEPLYMTLYAIGIIFFCFFYTAVVFNPEETAENLKKNGGFIPGIRPGKRTEEYLDYVLTRITVIGAIYLTFVCVVPEYMIAQTGVPLFLGGTSLLIVVNVTVDTISQIQSHLLAHQYGDLIKKAKLKGRLR; encoded by the coding sequence ATGGCATCAAGCGCCGATAATTTCGCGAGCAACATCAGCCTCGCCAACTTCTCCAAGGCCACCGAGCTGAAGAACCGCATCTGGTTCACCATCGGTGCGCTTATCGTCTTCCGCTTCCTGAGCTTCGTGCCGCTTCCCGGCATCAACGCCAGCGCGCTGGCGCAGCTGGCCGACCAGACCCGCGGCGGCGTCATCGACATGTTCAACATGTTCACCGGCGGCAGCCTCGAACGCATGAGCCTTATCGCGCTCGGCGTCATGCCCTACATCACCGCCTCGATCGTGGTGCAGATGGCCTCGGCCCTGCATCCCTCGCTCGCCGCGCTGAAGAAGGAAGGTACGGTCGGGCGCCAGAAGCTCAACCAGTACACCCGCTACGGCACGGTCTTCCTCTGCACTATTCAGGGCTGGTTCCTTGCCGCGGGTCTCGAAAGTTTCAGCTCCTCGAGCGGCATTCCGGCCGTCGTCGACCCTGGTTACATGTTCCGGATTGGCGCGGTGATCAGCCTCGTCGGCGGCACCATGTTCCTGCTCTGGCTGGGCGAGCAGATCACCAGCCGCGGCATCGGCAACGGCGTTTCGCTTATCATCATGGCGGGCATCGTCGCCCAGTTCCCGACCTTCGTGACCAACATGGCCTCGGGCTACAGCGAGGGCTCGATCGCCACCGGCATCCTGCTCGGCTTCATCGTCATGGTAGTCGGCCTGATCCTGCTGATCAGCTGGGTCGAGCGCGCACAACGCCGCCTGCTGGTCCAGTATCCGAAGCGCGCCACCCAGCGCGGCATGATGCAGGCCGACCGTTCGCACCTGCCGCTCAAGCTCAACACCGCCGGCGTGATCCCACCGATCTTCGCCAGCTCGCTGCTGCTGCTGCCGCTGACGATCACGCAGTTTGCCGGCAACTCGCTCGATCCCGAAAGCAGTGTTGGCGGTACGTTCAGCACCGTCCTGCAGTACCTGCAGCATGGCGAGCCGCTCTACATGACGCTCTACGCCATCGGCATCATCTTCTTCTGCTTCTTCTACACTGCCGTGGTCTTCAACCCCGAGGAGACGGCCGAGAACCTGAAGAAGAACGGCGGCTTCATCCCCGGTATCCGTCCGGGCAAGCGGACCGAGGAATATCTCGATTACGTCCTCACCCGCATCACCGTGATCGGCGCGATCTACCTGACCTTCGTCTGCGTAGTCCCCGAATACATGATCGCCCAGACCGGCGTTCCTCTGTTCCTCGGCGGCACCAGCCTGCTGATCGTTGTCAACGTCACCGTCGACACCATCAGCCAGATCCAGTCGCACCTGCTGGCCCACCAGTATGGCGACCTGATCAAGAAGGCGAAGCTCAAGGGCCGCCTGCGCTAA
- the rpsK gene encoding 30S ribosomal protein S11 has translation MAREPGRVRRRDKKNISSGVAHINASFNNTMITITDAQGNAISWSSAGMMGFKGSRKSTPYAAQVAADDAGRKAAEHGVRTLEVEVKGPGSGRESALRGLAAVGFTITSIRDVTPIPHNGVRPSKRRRV, from the coding sequence ATGGCACGCGAACCAGGCCGCGTACGGCGCCGCGATAAGAAGAACATCTCTTCGGGCGTCGCGCACATCAACGCCAGCTTCAACAACACGATGATCACCATCACCGACGCGCAGGGCAACGCCATCAGCTGGTCCAGCGCCGGCATGATGGGCTTCAAGGGCAGCCGCAAGTCGACTCCCTATGCCGCGCAGGTTGCCGCCGACGACGCAGGCCGCAAGGCCGCCGAACACGGCGTGCGCACCCTCGAAGTCGAAGTGAAGGGCCCGGGCTCGGGTCGTGAGAGCGCACTGCGCGGTCTCGCGGCTGTGGGCTTCACCATCACCTCGATCCGCGACGTGACGCCGATCCCGCACAACGGGGTCCGTCCTTCCAAGCGTCGTCGCGTCTGA
- a CDS encoding GbsR/MarR family transcriptional regulator — translation MTEKNDRIELSPSIARFVLHWGDLGSQWGVNRSVAQIHALLFISDEPLNAEQIAATLGLARSNVSNSIRELLSWKLIERVPVLGERRDHFTAEADIWEMATRIARGRKEREIDPAEAALKLCNEEATRDPAISPQARQKLADMLEFVSTMSRWHDEMLNVPKGALMTLIGLGSGIVKVIGWRPGKGKK, via the coding sequence ATGACAGAAAAGAATGACAGGATCGAATTGTCGCCATCCATCGCGCGCTTCGTGCTGCATTGGGGCGATCTGGGCAGCCAGTGGGGCGTGAATCGCTCGGTCGCGCAAATCCATGCGCTTCTGTTCATCTCCGACGAACCGCTCAACGCCGAACAGATCGCAGCGACGCTGGGCCTCGCCCGCTCAAATGTGTCGAATTCGATCCGCGAGCTGCTTTCGTGGAAACTGATCGAGCGCGTGCCCGTGCTGGGCGAGCGACGCGATCATTTCACGGCCGAAGCCGACATCTGGGAAATGGCAACGCGCATCGCCCGCGGGCGCAAGGAGCGCGAGATCGATCCGGCGGAGGCGGCGCTCAAGCTGTGCAATGAAGAGGCCACGCGCGATCCCGCCATCAGCCCGCAGGCCCGCCAGAAGCTCGCCGACATGCTCGAGTTCGTCTCCACGATGTCGCGCTGGCACGACGAGATGCTCAACGTACCGAAGGGCGCGCTCATGACGCTGATCGGTCTGGGGTCAGGGATCGTGAAGGTTATCGGATGGAGGCCCGGCAAGGGCAAGAAATAG
- the rpsM gene encoding 30S ribosomal protein S13, producing the protein MARIAGVNIPTNKRVIIALTYIHGIGRTKAVEIADKLGIDHTTRVQDLTDEELLRVRETIDEEHTVEGDLRRETAMNIKRLMDLRSYRGLRHRAGLPVRGQRTHTNARTRKGKAKPIAGKKK; encoded by the coding sequence GTGGCTCGTATTGCCGGGGTAAACATCCCCACCAACAAGCGCGTTATCATCGCGCTCACCTATATTCACGGTATCGGTCGCACTAAGGCCGTCGAGATCGCCGACAAGCTCGGCATCGATCACACCACGCGTGTCCAGGACCTCACCGACGAGGAACTGCTTCGCGTTCGTGAAACCATCGATGAAGAGCATACGGTTGAAGGTGACCTTCGTCGCGAAACCGCGATGAACATCAAGCGCCTGATGGACCTGCGTTCCTATCGCGGCCTTCGTCACCGTGCCGGCCTGCCCGTTCGCGGCCAGCGCACCCACACCAACGCCCGCACCCGCAAGGGTAAGGCCAAGCCGATCGCCGGCAAGAAGAAGTAA
- a CDS encoding SRPBCC family protein, whose protein sequence is MSKLAILAGALALGLSVPAAAEVVAKSEQGFVTKESADIAASPRQVWLALIKPGEWWNDSHTWSADASNMTLVPSAGGCFCETIPGEGDIPLDGSAQHAVVVQAVPDKALRLRGGLGPLQAVPATGVLTISLEEIDGGTRVTWEYNVGGPMGFEIDMISKAVDGVMSQQLAGLRDHLGALSTDD, encoded by the coding sequence ATGAGCAAACTCGCAATTTTAGCCGGCGCACTGGCGCTCGGCCTGTCCGTGCCGGCCGCTGCGGAGGTCGTCGCGAAGAGCGAGCAGGGCTTCGTCACCAAGGAAAGCGCCGACATCGCCGCCAGCCCGCGTCAGGTGTGGCTGGCGCTGATCAAGCCTGGCGAGTGGTGGAACGACAGTCACACCTGGTCGGCCGATGCCTCCAACATGACGCTCGTGCCCAGTGCGGGCGGGTGTTTCTGTGAAACGATCCCGGGCGAGGGCGACATCCCGCTCGACGGCAGCGCGCAGCACGCGGTTGTCGTCCAGGCGGTGCCCGACAAGGCGCTGCGCCTGCGCGGAGGCCTCGGCCCTTTGCAGGCCGTTCCCGCCACCGGTGTACTCACCATCTCGCTCGAAGAGATCGACGGCGGCACGCGCGTGACCTGGGAATACAATGTCGGCGGCCCGATGGGTTTCGAGATCGACATGATCTCCAAGGCCGTCGACGGCGTGATGAGCCAGCAGCTCGCGGGCCTGCGCGACCATCTCGGGGCGCTTTCCACGGACGACTGA
- a CDS encoding adenylate kinase, protein MDIILLGPPGAGKGTQAHRLVEHHGMMQLSTGDMLRETRKADTELGRKVADIMDSGGLVSDDIVSAMIDAKLADMGPDVGAIFDGYPRTEHQAAQLDEILAKHGRSLDHVIELEVNEDALVERITGRFTCANCGAGYHDTFKQPKVEGVCDECGSTEFKRRPDDNEETVRHRMSVYRNETAPILPGYEKRGIVKRVDGMGAIDDVTHAIDAILA, encoded by the coding sequence ATGGACATCATTCTTCTCGGCCCTCCGGGCGCAGGCAAGGGCACGCAGGCGCATCGCCTGGTCGAGCATCATGGCATGATGCAGCTGTCGACCGGCGACATGCTCCGCGAAACCCGCAAGGCCGATACCGAGCTGGGTCGCAAGGTCGCCGACATCATGGATTCGGGCGGTCTTGTCTCGGACGACATCGTCTCGGCCATGATCGACGCCAAGCTGGCCGACATGGGGCCCGACGTGGGCGCCATCTTCGACGGCTATCCGCGCACCGAACACCAGGCCGCGCAGCTTGATGAAATCCTCGCCAAGCATGGCCGCAGCCTCGACCATGTGATCGAGCTCGAAGTGAACGAGGACGCGCTGGTCGAACGCATCACCGGCCGCTTCACCTGCGCCAATTGCGGTGCGGGCTATCACGACACCTTCAAGCAGCCGAAGGTCGAAGGCGTGTGCGACGAATGCGGCTCGACCGAATTTAAGCGCCGCCCGGACGATAATGAGGAAACGGTGCGCCACCGCATGTCGGTCTATCGCAATGAGACCGCACCGATCCTTCCCGGTTACGAGAAGCGCGGCATCGTGAAGCGTGTGGACGGCATGGGCGCGATCGACGACGTGACGCACGCGATCGACGCAATCCTCGCGTAA
- the rplO gene encoding 50S ribosomal protein L15, with protein sequence MKLTDLRDNPGARKERIRVGRGIGSGKGKTGGRGQKGQKSRSGVAIKGFEGGQMPLHMRLPKRGFNNPFGKDYAEVNLGMIQKFIDEKKLDAKKDIDHAALKAAGLARGGKDGVRLLGKGEIKAKAKFIVAGASKGAIEAVEKAGGSVEVIAKGESEAEKKAKRTEANKAKKAK encoded by the coding sequence ATGAAACTGACAGATCTCCGCGACAATCCCGGCGCCCGCAAGGAGCGCATCCGTGTCGGCCGTGGCATCGGCTCGGGCAAGGGCAAGACCGGCGGCCGTGGCCAGAAGGGCCAGAAGAGCCGTTCGGGCGTCGCCATCAAGGGCTTCGAAGGCGGCCAGATGCCGCTTCACATGCGCCTGCCGAAGCGCGGCTTCAACAATCCGTTCGGCAAGGACTATGCCGAAGTGAACCTGGGCATGATCCAGAAGTTCATCGACGAGAAGAAGCTCGACGCCAAGAAGGACATCGACCACGCAGCGCTGAAGGCCGCCGGCCTCGCACGCGGCGGCAAGGACGGCGTCCGCCTGCTCGGCAAGGGTGAGATCAAGGCCAAGGCCAAGTTCATCGTCGCCGGCGCCTCGAAGGGCGCCATCGAGGCGGTCGAGAAGGCTGGCGGTTCGGTCGAGGTGATCGCCAAGGGCGAGAGCGAAGCCGAGAAAAAGGCCAAGCGCACCGAAGCGAACAAGGCCAAGAAGGCCAAGTAA
- the gdhA gene encoding NADP-specific glutamate dehydrogenase: MEGVKKRNPGQDEFIQAVHEVAQDIFDFIEDKEEYHEAQILRRIAEPDRVVSFRVCWEDDNHNIRVQRGWRVQNNNAIGPYKGGIRFHPSVNESVLKFLAFEQTFKNSLTGLPMGGGKGGANFNPKGKSDSEVMRFCQSFMTELYRHIGPDTDVPAGDIGVGAREIGYMFGQYKRITNRWEGVLTGKGTEYGGSKMRPEATGYGAVYFLRNMLEKDGQDIEGKQAVISGSGNVATHAAEKLCQLGAKVLTLSDSDGFIHDPDGIDQEKIDWVKRLKNERRGRISEYADHFTNATFHEGKKPWNVDCDIALPCATQNELCEDDAKALVENGCMAVSEGANMPTTLEGVKVFHEAKILYGPGKAANAGGVAVSGLEMSQNAERISWNHDKLGEMLTELMQDIHDKCVEHGEQDGYIDYVRGANIAGFKKVADAMLAFGVV, encoded by the coding sequence ATGGAAGGCGTGAAGAAGCGCAATCCGGGGCAGGATGAGTTCATCCAGGCCGTCCATGAGGTGGCGCAGGACATCTTCGATTTCATCGAGGACAAGGAGGAATACCACGAGGCGCAGATCCTGCGGCGGATCGCCGAGCCCGATCGCGTGGTCTCCTTCCGCGTCTGCTGGGAGGATGACAACCACAACATCCGCGTCCAGCGCGGGTGGCGCGTGCAGAACAACAACGCGATCGGCCCCTACAAGGGCGGCATCCGGTTCCATCCCAGCGTGAACGAAAGCGTCCTCAAGTTCCTCGCCTTCGAGCAGACCTTCAAGAATTCGCTCACCGGCCTGCCGATGGGCGGCGGGAAGGGCGGGGCGAACTTCAACCCCAAGGGCAAAAGCGACAGCGAAGTCATGCGCTTTTGCCAGTCCTTCATGACCGAACTCTATCGCCACATCGGCCCCGATACCGACGTGCCCGCGGGCGATATCGGCGTCGGCGCGCGCGAGATCGGCTATATGTTCGGCCAGTACAAGCGGATCACCAACCGCTGGGAAGGCGTGCTGACCGGCAAGGGCACTGAATACGGCGGCTCGAAGATGCGGCCCGAGGCCACCGGCTATGGCGCGGTCTACTTCCTGCGCAACATGCTGGAAAAGGACGGGCAGGATATCGAGGGCAAGCAAGCGGTCATTTCCGGCTCCGGCAATGTTGCAACGCATGCGGCGGAAAAGCTCTGCCAGCTCGGCGCCAAGGTGCTCACCCTGTCGGACAGCGACGGCTTCATCCACGATCCCGACGGCATCGACCAGGAGAAGATCGACTGGGTCAAACGCCTCAAGAACGAGAGGCGTGGACGCATCAGCGAATACGCCGACCACTTCACCAACGCGACCTTTCATGAGGGCAAGAAGCCATGGAATGTCGACTGCGACATCGCCCTCCCGTGCGCAACGCAGAACGAGCTGTGCGAGGACGATGCGAAGGCGCTGGTCGAGAACGGCTGCATGGCGGTCTCCGAAGGCGCGAACATGCCGACGACGCTCGAAGGGGTGAAGGTTTTCCACGAGGCGAAGATCCTCTACGGGCCCGGCAAGGCGGCAAATGCCGGCGGGGTGGCCGTGTCGGGTCTGGAAATGAGCCAGAACGCCGAGCGGATCAGCTGGAACCACGACAAACTGGGCGAGATGCTCACCGAACTCATGCAGGACATCCACGACAAATGCGTCGAGCATGGCGAGCAGGACGGCTATATCGACTATGTCCGCGGGGCCAATATCGCCGGCTTCAAGAAGGTTGCAGACGCGATGCTCGCCTTCGGGGTGGTTTAA
- a CDS encoding DUF4166 domain-containing protein has protein sequence MQAQEQEVRQDGPVASGLAYDTRFRALVGEVAWRGLPQAVQKRFSKRLAEAKLAIYPGVIEEVRFSRAGWLLAQLCRVIGAPLPLHADKGVPATVSVSEDGASGGQCWTRVYARKRGFPQVIHSAKRFAGRSGLEEYLGRGIGMALKVVAIERGLEFRSDHYFLDIGPVRLRLPHWIGPGRTVVRHRDLGEGRFEFSLSLVHPLLGELVYQMGVFRDG, from the coding sequence ATGCAGGCGCAGGAGCAAGAGGTCAGGCAAGACGGACCGGTCGCAAGTGGGCTGGCCTATGACACGCGCTTCCGGGCCCTCGTGGGTGAAGTGGCCTGGCGCGGGCTCCCGCAGGCCGTGCAAAAGCGCTTCTCGAAGCGCCTCGCGGAGGCGAAGCTCGCAATTTACCCCGGCGTGATCGAGGAGGTCCGCTTCAGCCGCGCTGGGTGGCTTCTCGCCCAGCTATGCCGGGTGATCGGCGCCCCGCTGCCGCTCCATGCGGACAAGGGCGTGCCCGCCACGGTCTCGGTCAGCGAAGACGGGGCGAGCGGCGGCCAGTGCTGGACGCGCGTCTACGCCCGCAAGCGCGGTTTCCCGCAGGTGATCCACAGCGCCAAGCGCTTCGCCGGGCGTTCGGGGCTGGAAGAGTATCTCGGACGGGGCATCGGCATGGCGCTCAAGGTGGTCGCGATCGAGCGCGGCCTCGAATTTCGCAGCGACCACTATTTCCTCGACATCGGGCCAGTCCGCTTGCGCCTGCCGCACTGGATCGGGCCGGGCCGCACGGTCGTCCGCCACCGCGACCTCGGCGAGGGGCGGTTCGAATTCTCGTTGAGCCTCGTCCACCCCTTGCTGGGCGAACTGGTTTACCAGATGGGAGTGTTCCGCGATGGCTGA